A window of Haliscomenobacter hydrossis DSM 1100 contains these coding sequences:
- a CDS encoding threonine ammonia-lyase, which translates to MQTLVELPSAADIRQSHTLIQPFIHRTPVLSSQSINVMGGAQLFFKCENFQKIGAFKMRGASNAALRLADAARQKGLATHSSGNHAQAVAKIAQLLGVPAHIVMPENAPSVKREATAGYGAHIVFCAATQAAREETLAKILNETGATFIHPYDDYNVIAGQATAALELIEDLADLDAIIAPIGGGGLMSGTALSTHYFSPQTAVYGAEPEQVNDAWLSFKSGVRTPHLGLPSIADGLLTNLSEKTFGIIKTHLSDVFTVSEAEIVAAMKLVWERMKIVVEPSCVVPLAAVLKNPDVFAGKRVGIILTGGNVDLKRLPF; encoded by the coding sequence ATGCAAACATTAGTTGAACTGCCAAGTGCAGCCGATATTCGCCAGTCGCATACTTTGATTCAACCATTCATACATCGGACGCCGGTGTTGAGTAGTCAAAGCATCAATGTGATGGGTGGCGCACAACTGTTTTTTAAATGTGAGAACTTTCAAAAAATTGGCGCTTTTAAGATGCGCGGTGCCAGCAATGCGGCACTTCGGCTAGCCGATGCGGCACGCCAAAAAGGTTTAGCGACTCATTCCTCGGGCAATCATGCTCAGGCAGTAGCCAAAATAGCTCAACTCCTGGGGGTTCCTGCACATATTGTCATGCCTGAAAATGCGCCTAGCGTAAAACGTGAAGCTACTGCTGGTTATGGTGCACACATCGTTTTTTGTGCGGCTACCCAGGCCGCCCGGGAAGAAACACTAGCGAAAATTCTTAACGAGACGGGAGCAACTTTTATCCATCCCTACGATGATTACAATGTCATCGCCGGCCAAGCCACGGCTGCCCTGGAGTTGATTGAAGACCTGGCAGATTTGGATGCCATCATTGCGCCCATCGGCGGAGGTGGATTGATGAGTGGAACGGCATTGAGTACACATTATTTTTCCCCACAGACTGCCGTTTACGGTGCGGAACCAGAACAGGTCAATGATGCCTGGTTGTCGTTTAAAAGTGGCGTGCGTACTCCGCATCTTGGATTGCCTTCCATTGCGGATGGGCTTTTGACCAATTTATCTGAAAAAACCTTTGGCATCATCAAAACACACCTGAGTGATGTCTTCACCGTGAGTGAGGCTGAAATTGTTGCGGCGATGAAATTGGTCTGGGAGCGCATGAAAATTGTGGTAGAACCTTCCTGTGTCGTGCCTTTAGCCGCTGTGCTGAAAAACCCAGACGTTTTTGCAGGAAAACGGGTGGGGATTATTTTGACGGGAGGAAATGTAGATTTGAAACGTTTGCCATTTTAG
- a CDS encoding PorP/SprF family type IX secretion system membrane protein: MIRDHLPKAKSLCWNRTFFVWAAFLCTGFSGFAQDLHYSQFYGAPLHLNPSLTGIFRGEVRFMAQYRNQWTEVPVGYKTFTGGVDFRVIGKNEEKPHFFAFGLGYNRDQSGFSDLRLSNYTLNGAYTKKMGARFYGSVGGQLGLGNRKWTADQVTFDNQYDPNNGSFDPNNPTGEVNNKQTLGYADFGLGFNVRYQVKEQEETIESFGERTKIDFGAGFFHLNRPNQFYTTLGAIKLPLRLTPYIMGDFQISDRWDIMANVAGQFQTTYRQYLAGAGARYYLNRTPGKEFALQLGLTWRFDALTRDAATFPAIEAHYKNIRAGFSYDVNLSKFNTNVDGGVGGPELFVHYRIVPYRPSKKDKVCPLI; the protein is encoded by the coding sequence ATGATCCGAGACCATCTACCCAAAGCCAAATCCCTGTGCTGGAACCGAACATTCTTTGTTTGGGCTGCATTTTTATGTACAGGCTTCAGTGGGTTTGCCCAAGACCTCCACTATTCGCAATTTTATGGAGCTCCATTACACCTCAACCCTTCCTTGACTGGCATTTTTCGTGGAGAAGTTCGTTTTATGGCCCAGTACCGCAACCAATGGACCGAAGTACCTGTAGGCTACAAGACCTTCACGGGGGGAGTGGATTTTAGGGTAATTGGTAAAAATGAAGAAAAACCGCATTTTTTTGCTTTTGGCTTGGGGTATAACCGTGACCAGTCCGGGTTTTCTGACCTTCGTTTGAGTAATTACACCCTTAATGGTGCCTACACCAAAAAAATGGGCGCGCGTTTTTATGGCTCAGTAGGCGGACAATTGGGCTTGGGCAATCGAAAATGGACTGCCGATCAAGTAACTTTTGACAATCAATACGATCCCAACAATGGAAGTTTTGACCCCAATAATCCTACGGGGGAGGTCAACAATAAACAAACTTTAGGGTATGCTGATTTTGGCTTGGGATTTAATGTGCGCTATCAGGTAAAAGAACAAGAAGAGACCATTGAATCCTTTGGCGAGCGCACTAAAATAGATTTTGGTGCCGGTTTTTTTCATTTGAACCGCCCCAATCAATTTTACACCACGCTGGGAGCGATCAAGCTTCCCCTACGCCTTACGCCTTACATCATGGGCGATTTTCAAATCAGTGACCGTTGGGACATCATGGCCAATGTGGCTGGACAATTCCAAACAACCTATCGGCAATATTTAGCTGGAGCGGGTGCACGCTATTATTTAAATCGTACCCCCGGTAAAGAGTTCGCCCTGCAATTGGGGTTAACCTGGCGTTTTGATGCACTAACCAGAGATGCCGCCACTTTTCCAGCGATTGAGGCACATTACAAAAACATTCGGGCAGGGTTCAGTTATGATGTAAACCTTTCAAAATTCAATACCAATGTTGATGGTGGGGTTGGAGGGCCTGAGTTGTTCGTTCATTATCGCATTGTGCCCTACCGGCCAAGCAAAAAGGATAAAGTTTGCCCACTAATTTAG
- a CDS encoding tetratricopeptide repeat protein: MRTTILLLAFVIALIQQGYSQSIRQVLKVADSTYAQKDFYVAFIAYQDALKFDTNRTDIRFKIAESARQFNSYRIAAQNYVKVLGSPDKAQYPEARLRMAEMLHKLGEYKSALSSYQEYLQANPQAPQEFAQMARKGIADCDFAVKTLANTAQQVRSPLAYSPPVTLGDKINSPYTDYGAFFRKDTLYHTAYEFAEPKDKNTLFNKVVRSYQGTPKELLPASFNAPGKHTAYSVFTPDDKGVYFCNCDQINAFDLRCDIYYRDLTMPEKAPIKLGINLPQYTSTSPALGKNTQGRPVLYFVSNRTGGKGKLDIWMGPIQADGNVTSAEPVAELNTTGNDITPYFQEISGRPPLFFFSTDGRPTFGGYDVYGTRLTNNRWFTPFNLGASLNTSYDEIGYVRNPQGDTAVFSSNRIGSILLAKEQEACCHDLFKMGVPKLVNLEVNTFKLRDSLALNGTTVSIFEEAPDGTRKEVLNKTEVDTNYYSTIIERHKKYYIRAQKKGFITTDSLITADLGEEQTTLVVDLFLPNLRLDVFTLLAVQETPLNGCTVTIYEKNASGQYTLLETKSDPNGNEYNYLVDLGKTYLVKATKLGFNVDSLEVPMNDETVKQFGYDVTVDLFLAQVKLAINLFFDNAKPGPNPQITTSESYLNLYNTYIQQEEKFLGFSGQIMRSFFQNTVKRGYDSLELVLPGIVKDLEKGMYVKVYMAGFASPLGNADYNKKLGYRRMESVINYFKQFENGVMKKYISSGHLSFDKDAVGEDQSGPDIPTALANVKNEIFGIKPSLDRKVQIYRIITDTKQPK, translated from the coding sequence ATGAGAACAACTATCTTACTGCTGGCTTTCGTTATCGCGTTGATCCAACAAGGCTACAGTCAGTCCATAAGGCAGGTATTAAAGGTTGCCGACAGTACGTATGCGCAAAAGGATTTTTACGTTGCCTTCATCGCCTACCAGGATGCATTAAAGTTCGATACCAATCGCACCGATATTCGTTTCAAAATTGCTGAATCGGCCCGGCAGTTCAACTCCTATCGGATTGCAGCTCAAAATTATGTCAAGGTTTTGGGCAGTCCGGATAAAGCCCAATACCCGGAAGCACGCTTGCGCATGGCCGAAATGCTGCATAAATTGGGAGAATACAAAAGTGCGCTATCCTCTTATCAGGAATACCTCCAAGCAAACCCGCAGGCACCACAGGAATTTGCCCAGATGGCCAGAAAAGGGATTGCGGATTGTGATTTTGCAGTCAAAACCCTGGCCAATACGGCACAACAAGTACGCAGTCCACTTGCTTATTCTCCACCGGTTACCCTGGGAGACAAAATCAATAGCCCCTATACAGATTATGGCGCTTTTTTCCGCAAGGACACCTTGTACCATACTGCTTATGAGTTCGCTGAACCAAAAGACAAGAATACGCTGTTCAACAAAGTAGTGCGTTCCTATCAGGGCACCCCAAAAGAGTTGCTCCCGGCTTCATTCAATGCCCCTGGCAAACATACCGCATATTCCGTTTTTACACCGGATGACAAGGGCGTGTATTTTTGCAATTGTGACCAAATCAATGCCTTTGATTTGCGTTGTGACATTTATTATCGGGATTTGACGATGCCGGAAAAAGCGCCCATTAAACTGGGAATCAATCTCCCTCAATATACTTCTACCTCCCCTGCTTTAGGTAAAAACACCCAAGGGCGACCAGTTTTGTATTTTGTATCTAACCGTACCGGAGGCAAAGGTAAATTAGACATTTGGATGGGGCCCATTCAAGCTGATGGCAACGTAACCAGCGCCGAACCAGTAGCGGAACTCAACACTACGGGAAATGACATTACGCCATATTTTCAAGAAATTTCCGGTAGACCACCCTTGTTCTTTTTCAGTACCGATGGACGTCCTACTTTTGGCGGTTATGACGTTTATGGAACCCGTTTGACCAATAATCGCTGGTTTACCCCATTCAATCTGGGTGCTAGTCTCAATACTTCTTACGATGAGATTGGCTACGTCCGGAATCCCCAAGGAGATACAGCGGTTTTTTCCTCCAACCGGATCGGCTCCATTTTACTGGCCAAAGAACAAGAAGCTTGTTGCCATGATCTTTTTAAGATGGGCGTACCTAAGTTGGTTAATCTTGAAGTCAATACCTTCAAATTAAGAGATTCTCTTGCTTTAAACGGAACAACAGTCAGCATTTTTGAAGAAGCGCCTGATGGTACCCGCAAAGAAGTATTGAATAAAACGGAGGTAGATACCAACTACTACTCTACCATCATCGAAAGGCATAAAAAATACTATATCCGGGCACAAAAAAAGGGGTTCATCACCACGGACTCCCTGATTACTGCAGATTTAGGGGAAGAGCAAACCACCCTGGTCGTTGACTTATTTTTGCCAAACCTGCGCCTCGATGTCTTCACCCTTTTGGCCGTACAAGAAACGCCACTCAACGGGTGCACCGTTACCATTTACGAAAAAAATGCTTCAGGCCAGTATACCCTTTTGGAAACAAAATCTGACCCCAATGGCAATGAATACAACTATCTGGTAGACCTGGGCAAAACCTATTTGGTTAAAGCCACAAAACTAGGGTTTAATGTTGATTCGCTGGAAGTACCCATGAATGATGAAACGGTCAAACAATTCGGCTATGATGTAACCGTAGATTTATTTCTGGCTCAAGTGAAACTAGCGATCAACCTGTTTTTTGATAACGCCAAACCTGGGCCTAATCCCCAAATCACTACTTCTGAAAGTTACCTCAATCTGTACAATACCTACATCCAGCAAGAAGAAAAGTTTTTGGGCTTCTCTGGCCAAATCATGCGCTCGTTTTTCCAGAACACGGTGAAGCGAGGCTACGATAGCTTGGAGTTGGTTTTGCCGGGAATCGTCAAAGATTTGGAAAAAGGCATGTACGTCAAAGTGTACATGGCCGGATTCGCCAGCCCGCTAGGCAATGCTGATTACAATAAAAAATTGGGTTACCGCCGGATGGAATCTGTGATCAACTATTTCAAACAGTTTGAAAATGGGGTAATGAAAAAATACATCAGTTCCGGCCATCTTTCTTTCGATAAGGATGCCGTTGGCGAAGATCAATCCGGTCCCGACATCCCGACTGCATTGGCCAATGTCAAAAATGAAATTTTTGGCATCAAACCATCGCTGGATCGAAAAGTACAGATCTATCGAATCATCACCGACACGAAGCAACCCAAGTAA